A single genomic interval of Candidatus Eisenbacteria bacterium harbors:
- a CDS encoding tetratricopeptide repeat protein, whose translation MTLILETSSDKAPLEALRDSCQRDPNSKLFMPLAEQLRRRGCYGEAIDICIRAKAIHPRYVSCRVLLGRCLIELGMREEARRELEDVLTLDRENVFSLRVMAEILRAQGELREAVDYYRALVRINPGDMDAQRRLTELMQLPETSQDRESTPSSLNRHCTEGASALDPPKEESPAVGDPSSLETSLRGSRELLKREIRRSDFSRFAEWVSANWQDHPMPQGGTHLGGQD comes from the coding sequence ATGACGCTTATTCTCGAGACTTCCTCCGACAAAGCTCCGCTTGAGGCCCTCAGAGACAGTTGCCAGAGGGATCCCAACTCCAAGCTATTCATGCCGCTTGCAGAGCAGTTGCGGAGGAGAGGATGCTACGGCGAAGCGATTGACATCTGTATACGGGCGAAGGCCATCCATCCTCGCTACGTTAGCTGCCGAGTTCTTCTCGGGAGATGTCTGATAGAGCTCGGCATGAGAGAAGAGGCACGGAGAGAGCTGGAAGACGTGCTGACGTTGGACAGAGAGAACGTTTTTTCGCTGCGCGTGATGGCCGAGATACTCAGAGCCCAGGGGGAATTGAGAGAGGCAGTGGATTATTACAGGGCGCTCGTGCGCATCAACCCTGGAGACATGGATGCCCAGAGAAGACTTACCGAGCTTATGCAACTTCCTGAGACTTCTCAAGATAGGGAGTCAACGCCCTCCTCGCTGAATCGTCATTGTACCGAGGGGGCGTCCGCACTCGATCCGCCCAAAGAGGAATCTCCCGCCGTGGGCGACCCCTCGAGTCTGGAGACATCACTTCGAGGCTCACGTGAGCTCCTCAAGAGGGAGATCAGACGTTCTGATTTCTCAAGATTCGCGGAATGGGTCAGCGCTAACTGGCAAGACCACCCAATGCCACAGGGCGGGACGCATCTTGGTGGCCAAGACTGA